From Topomyia yanbarensis strain Yona2022 chromosome 1, ASM3024719v1, whole genome shotgun sequence, one genomic window encodes:
- the LOC131682385 gene encoding uncharacterized protein F54F2.9, with translation MEARNLAILVLIGTIFLRCISAHGWGADDMEVFDVVEEVNENFYALMQINQTATSQEIKRAFRTLSVVLHPDKNDAEDANIKFRNLVSVYEVLKDPGKREKYDRVLKEGLPNWKSALYYYRRVRKVGLAEGAAILLIVATVMQYFIAWAAYAEKKYTAEQILGSRLKKLQKKHKTNVDIDMILREIPTPSIWNLLPFQIPLCIWRTVTGTPGAVKSAVHFYAEQKRLEEERKLREKEEEELQRKLEEERARLKENRTMRRRNKKFVAPEKTDEELAGYSQSIIKQTEKQKQPEDTASDRPGAKPAVSGGLWTEDDLVELVRLVKKYPGGTTDRWEIIAEMMGRSVTEVTYMAAKMKEGGYKVAGQTESVAETIVQEASKQKVKTKKTDAGTDGGAEATANWSQSQQAALETAIQKYPKSASVDRWQKIANCVPGKTKEECMTRYKYLVELVKKQKEREKESVETPLEECSVEERGIEVENDAELKSKSKNNRKQESEENALERNEVENGSAENGKTTGGKAKNKRRERKKAIEYYNYEDSQGESDPGEI, from the exons ATGGAAGCACGCAATTTAGCGATATTGGTGCTGATCGGAACCATATTCCTTCGCTGCATTTCAGCACACGGCTGGGGCGCAGATGATATGGAGGTTTTTGATGTCGTCGAAGAAGTAAACGAGAATTTCTATGCGCTGATGCAGATAAATCAG ACCGCAACCAGCCAGGAGATCAAACGAGCATTTCGAACACTTTCGGTGGTACTACACCCGGATAAGAACGACGCCGAGGATGCGAATATCAAGTTCCGAAATTTGGTTTCCGTCTACGAAGTTCTGAAAGATCCGGGAAAAAGAGAAAAATACGACCGAGTACTGAAGGAGGGACTGCCGAACTGGAAATCGGCTTTGTATTACTATCGACGGGTGCGGAAGGTTGGACTGGCCGAGGGTGCGGCCATCTTGTTGATCGTTGCCACCGTAATGCAGTATTTCATAGCATGGGCGGCTTACGCGGAGAAAAAATACACTGCC GAACAAATTCTTGGAAGCagactgaaaaaattgcagaaAAAGCACAAAACAAATGTTGATATCGATATGATATTGAGAGAAATTCCGACGCCAAGCATTTGGAACCTGCTGCCCTTCCAGATCCCGTTGTGCATTTGGCGAACCGTGACTGGGACGCCGGGAGCAGTGAAATCAGCCGTCCATTTTTACGCCGAGCAGAAGCGGCTTGAAGAGGAACGGAAGTTGAG AGAAAAAGAGGAGGAAGAACTGCAACGCAAGCTGGAAGAGGAACGTGCGCGTTTGAAGGAAAATCGAACAATGCGCCGGAGaaacaagaaatttgttgcaccGGAAAAGACGGACGAGGAGCTGGCCGGTTACAGCCAAAGCATAATCAAACAAACCGAAAAGCAGAAGCAACCGGAGGACACTGCAAGCGATCGCCCTGGAGCTAAGCCCGCGGTCAGCGGTGGACTATGGACCGAGGATGATCTGGTCGAGCTGGTTCGGCTGGTGAAAAAGTACCCCGGCGGTACGACCGACCGGTGGGAGATTATAGCGGAGATGATGGGTCGGTCGGTAACGGAGGTGACCTATATGGCAGCGAAAATGAAGGAAGGCGGATATAAGGTTGCCGGGCAGACGGAAAGTGTGGCGGAGACCATCGTTCAGGAAGCTAGCAAACAGAAGGTGAAGACTAAAAAGACTGACGCGGGAACGGATGGAGGAGCCGAAGCGACTGCGAACTGGAGTCAGAGCCAGCAGGCGGCACTAGAGACGGCCATTCAGAAGTATCCCAAGAGTGCATCCGTGGATCGGTGGCAGAAAATTGCCAACTGTGTTCCCGGTAAGACAAAGGAGGAATGTATGACCCGGTACAAGTACCTGGTGGAACTGGTTAAGAAACAGAAGGAAAGGGAGAAGGAATCGGTAGAGACGCCGCTGGAAGAATGTTCAGTTGAAGAGCGGGGGATTGAAGTTGAGAACGATGCTGAACTGAAGTCCAAATCTAAAAATAACAGGAAACAGGAGTCGGAGGAAAACGCGCTAGAAAGAAATGAGGTGGAAAATGGATCAGctgagaatggcaaaacaaccGGAGGGAAAGCGAAAAACAAACGTCGGGAACGGAAAAAAGCTATTGAATATTACAACTACGAGGATTCCCAGGGTGAAAGCGATCCAGGAGAAATTTAA